AACTTGCTCCACCAACGGAAGGACCACCACATACTTTTTGCCGGGTGCAAGCAGTTCTAAGATCCAGAGCTTATGTTCTCAGCAGTGCAGCtgattgtttatatatatatatatatacgccaAACACATGGATCTTCTAGCATGTATTAATTTCATGTACAAATGTTTTATCAGTACAAACATATTTCTGACCCATTCCTTTTATATGCTTGTAATAAGTTTTATTTCCCCATTCTAGATTGTTAGCTAAAGTATCAAactgacaaaaaaaaaaagtcctaattaattttggttttcgtaaataaatcaatatattactattatattgaAGTAAGTACTTTATCTTTTGGTTTGTATTCAAATAAATTCTTTAAAATGGAAGATGaaattgtgttaaaattttacttaaaatatagATTTATTTGAGCATAATtggaaaaaattaattattgaaaatttaagttataaaatttgtttaatgTATTCCTCAAAATTAATTATCGAATATAATTAAATTGTCTGAGAAATATAGcttttaaattataaaacatatgtattctatattttatctttaatttctaaacattttactttattctaaataaaagttaaattttaaacttaaaatttttataggatagtataatattaaaatgaaaaaaagctTACTGTTTTTCACACTTTTTTATagacaaattatttttattttagattattaaatatgtgtaaaaaataaaaattaatttaaaaaaagaattataattataattattaaaaagtaaatataaaagtttgatttatgtagaaataaaatatctaaattacagggattttttaattaaaaattacaggTCAATTCAGCCACTGATATAGTGGCAAAAAAAATCGCATCAATGTTAAAATCTGAGACGATCCATTTTCCTACCTTTTcagaaaacaaaaattatattctttGTACGGTTGTatttatacaaaaattatattctgtTAATAAACCGAATGGCCAACATTGATTACGGTTCACTGGGCAAGCCTCAAATCTTCAAAAGGACCATAGAATCCATGGTATATGGGCTCAGTCTAATAACAAAGCAGGCGACACGGCCCTTATAAGTCCGCGGGTCATTTTGGCGACAAAATATGATCCGGACCTCTCCATACGGCTTTATCGCCAACAGCTACTTCAAACCCAGCTCCATCTTTCTTCCCTCACTTCACCACATGAACCATAACTTTCCTCTTCACTAAGATTAGGAAATGATGGCTGTTCGCGCCGTCAACGGTGGTTCTTTGTTTCGTACCGCCGCTTCGCCTCCTCTGTTGACGTTTGGCTGCCGGTTCCGCCAATTCAGCTCCTTACCGTTTCGCCGAAACACTGAGTTAGGGCTTcgatttccttttttttgttgCGGGAATCAGTTTCTAGGATATGGCGGTGGCCTTTCGCGTTCGGTTCATAGTCTCGTTGATTGCGTCATGGAAGAGCTAACAGCTTGGCGCAGTCGCAGAAGAATTCGCGCCACTGTCAAGTAAAGTTTGACCGTTGCTTACCTTCTTTTTCTTCGTGAGAAATTATATTTAACTAAAATTGAATTACTAAGCAAGGAACATATTTAAGTGTAACTATTTcataccaaaaaaaataaaaggagagtAAAATGCTACTGAGTGTAGCTATATCGTGATTATACTgaatataaaatgtaatttaagaaatgcaattttttttttcagctAGGTActtgttttccttttttgttaCTTCCATGATTTGTTATATATTTAACATCATTTTTGCTGCTTAATCAAAATGGATTTTGAACATTACTCACGTGTTTGATTTAGAGTAATTGATTAAGTTTGAATGTGGCAactaattttcttttcaaattcaggCTAACGACTAGTGGTGAGCTTCTTGAAGATAAACTTGTCAATCAAGAAATAGAAAAGGGATTGCTGCTGGAGTTTAAGAAGGATTCAGATAGGGTATTGCTCGGAGTTGCTCAGAGGCCTGATGGAAAGAAGAACTGGATGGTGTACGATCAGGTTCTTGTAGAAACAACTCATGCGGCATGTTGAATAGGTTGCTAGGTGTTAGAACTTGTGTTTGTTACATTAGATGTTTAGAGTTTTCGGAATGTTTGAGCTAATGTGACTTTTCTGTTTTTATTGTAATACAGAATGGTGTCACATCATCTATCAGACCACAACAAATTACATATATTGTTCCAGGTGTAGAAAATTTTGATCATGCTGAGATCTCAAAATTTCTCCAAAAAGCTCAGGAAAACTTGGTTCGTTCAACTTGCTTTATCAATGACAAACAGAATACTTGTTGTAGTGTTCTTCTGTGGTTTACTTTGTTGCAAAATATTCTGGTGCAGGACCCAACATTGCTTGAGATTGCTTGGGTTGAGCTTCTTGAAAAGAATGCGTCAGTGACAGCAGAAGAATTGGCTGAGGTAcatattttccttttaattatGGACCTGTCTGCTTGTGCATTTGGTGATCTTATGTTAATGTGCAGATGATATTTGGTAGTTCAGAGCCTCTTGCGAGCTATTGTGCCCATCTTTTGCTATCAAAAGATGAAGTGTACTTCACTGTGCTTGCAACAAAGGGTTCTCGTGCGATTTATGGGCCTCGACCAACAGGACAAGTACATGTACCGTATATTTTGGTTTAATGGTTGATTAAGTCTGGTAGAGTGCTGTTTTGACACAAATAAAAGTGTGGTAGAAGAGCTTCTATATGCAAATTGGACTAGTCAGACGAGTTATGTCTTGTACCTTATCCTATTCCTCTTATTGATTTTCATATGTAGGTGGAAGAACTTTTACACAAGAAGCTTGCCAAGGATGCCGCTGAGAAAGAACTTCAGGACTTTGTACAATTAATTGTCTCTGCTAAAGCAAAGCCTGCACTTGCTAAACCTCCCAAATCTTCCTGGATGGTGGATGAGAAAATCCAATACAAAATTGAATCCCTTGAAGCATATGCCATTGATGCCTGCAAAAGTGATGAGCAAAGGAAAACTGCTGGAATGGTAGTTTGTCTGACTTGATTGAGATCTTTCTATGATATCATAATCCATTCTGTATTACTAACAGGATGATCAAGACGAATTTGTTACCATAAGATCATAGGTTTtctgtaaaagaaataaaacttaAATCAGTTTTATGACCTTTGTTATGTTTGCATTTATATAAATTACACGGTTAATTTCACATTCTCTTATTGATGTATTATTATTCTTGTCAGATCCTGAAGGCAATGGGACTAACAAAAACAGCATCCTCTGCACTAAACCTTCTCATAAACATTGGTTATTTTCCTGTGCATGTCAATCTTGATCTGTTAAAGTTAAACATTCTTACAGATCATTCTGATGAGATTATAGCTGCTGCTGAAAGTCTTCTGTCTGATTCATCTGACTCAGATGAGGTAATTCTGGCTTCCATCTCTATTAAAAGGTTCCATTTTCATTTAGTCATTCTGTCTCTCTAAATTTGTCACATTTGGACTTTTAGtggtcaaatttttttttaacttttacctCTTATTCTATaagataaaaatttgaaaaatatattgtaaAAACTTTTAATGAagtagtttttaaatatatattttacaaaatttaattaattaaagtatttaaaataattgagaTAAAAGTTTAAAAAGTTTGACCTCAAAAATATCAACTGTGACTTTTTTATTGGGTCAAAGGGAGTTCTTGAAAAGTATGCAGCTTATGATATTATAAGTCAAAAATCAGCTCTCTGACATTCGGAAATGTTTCTTCCACTTCATCTTAGTCTCTACAACGTTAAATGTGAACCAATAAAGAATTTTATATTGGTTTTCATTTTTTCGCATGTTTTGACTTGGTTTTCTTTGTGTTTAGATGAACAGAGAGGATCTTACTCATTTGAAGGTTTATGCTATTGATGTTGATGAGGCTGATGAGGTATTTGCCACCACTGGCTTTCTTGACGTGAATTCTATTTCCTTTTTatgtcaactttttttttctttttctcaaatgCTTATTGTTTGTAGCTTGATGATGCCTTAAGTGCAACAAAGTTGCAAGATGGCCGTATGAAAATATGGATACATGTTGCAGATCCAGCTAGATATGTTGAACCTGGGAGCATGGTAGACAGGTATCTTTTGAAATTGTGACTGTAGGTTAAAACAATTTTATATAGTCATTTTCATAAACTTGATTATGTTTAGGGAAGCACTGAGAAGAGGAACCTCTGTTTTCTTGCCAACTGGCACTTATCCTATGTTTCCTGAGAAACTTGCTATGGAGGGAATGAGTTTGAAACAAGGAGAACTTTGCAATGCGGTCAGTGTCTCTGTTATCCTGCACTCTGATGGCAGGTAAAGTGTGAATTTATTATTTTGCTACTTTGCAGATTATAAAGAACTTGCTATCTCTATGTTTCTGTTGACATTACATTTGAGGGTGGTGGGACAGCATGTTAGCTCTTTAGCTCATAAGATTGAGTCAGTAATGTGATGGAGGTGTATATCTTCACTTGGAGTCTGGAAGTCCTAATAAGTTCTTTTTGTGCTCCCTCAATACTTCGAGTTGAGTCACTTGTATATTTTATTGTTGAGTGAACTTATTATACCATTCGTAATTATTATTGGCATAACTGCATCATTTTGGAAGTGAAAATAATAATACTTAAATCTCATTTCCTTTCTTGTCTCTCTTTTTCTGCAGTTACTTGTGTGCATGTGCATTGATTGCTTACGTTTTGTACACAATAAACTGTTtcgattttattttttggtttcatTAGATTTtagcttatatttttattaatggaGACCATCTGACACATCTTTGGTACTAAAGCATTGCAGAGTATTCAGTTCAAAACTCGATTATTAAACCAACTTATATGCTGACCTATGAGAGTGCAACTGAGCTGCTTCATTTGAACCTGGAAGAGGAGGCTGAACTGAAGATTCTATCTGAAGCAGCTGCTCTAAGGTTAAAGTGGCGTCGCCAGCAGGTTGGGCTGTACttcattatcattttaatttgcTGAGGGTTTATTGTTATTCTATGTTTGCATGTGTAAGACAGGCTTGTTCTGAATTTACATCCCTAATAATCCTCTGACATTACTTATTTTGCAGGGTGCAATTGATACATCCACCCTAGAAGCTTGCATTAAAGTAGTTAACCCAGAAGACCTTGAACCATCAATCAATCTTTATGTTGAAAACCAAGCAGACCCTGCAATGCGGCTTGTTTCTGAGATGATGATACTTTGTGGAGAAGTTGTAGCCACATTTGGATCTTGCAATAACATCCCTTTACCCTATAGAGGACAGCCACAGTCAAATATTGATGTTTCTGCATATTCACATCTTCCTGAAGGGCCAGTTCGAAGCTCTGCCATTGTTAGAATAATGCGTGCAGCTGAAATTGATTTCAGGAAGCCTATTCGTCATGGGGTTCTTGGACTTCCCGGTTATGTTCAGTTTACATCACCCATCCGTAGATATTTAGATCTCCTTGCTCACTATCAGGTCTTTTCTTTACTTCTGTTGACAGAAATCAATCTTAATAACCTGTCTTCTGGCTTCTTCTATTGGAGATGTTTGTTGCTAATATTGTTCATCTGTACTGTAACTTTTACATTATGGGTGTGTTTGCTGTTACTGTTATTATTGTGACTGCTATTATCTTTTTATTACAAGTCTAGATATTTTAATACAAATATTGAATGTTGTCATGTTGCAAAGATTGATTCTTTATCTTGTTTGAAAATGACTAACATTTTCATATTTCGGTCCAGGTGAAGGCATTTCTTAAAGGTGAAACTCCACCTTTTTCAGCTGGTCAGCTAGAAGGGATGGCATCAATAGTAAATATGCAAGTTAGAGTTGTAAGAAAGCTCTCAGCCAGCAGTCTCCGGTATTGGATAATAGAGTTTCTGAGAAGGCAGCCAAGGGAGAAAAAATATCGTGCATTGATCCTTAGATTCATCAAGGACAGGATTGCAGCCTTATTTGTAGTTGAGGCAAGGATATTTAGCAGTCAATTTGCTATCATTTATATAAGAAACTAAGTAATTTAACAGATTTGGACTTTGGAGTTCAAGAGTTCTGATTAACACCTGCATTAATATTGACATTTTTAGTTGAACATTCAATGTTGCAGGTGGGACTTCAGGCATCTGCATGGGTGTCTATAGGATCTCAGGTAGGAGATGAAGTAGAAGTTCAAGTTGAAGAAGCGCATCCTCGCGATGATGTTCTTTACCTTAAGGAGGTTCTTAGAAACTGAAAATGATTGATTGATTTGAAGAAACTTAACGATTATCACTGTGAAGACATTTTTGTCACTATGGTAACCCCGCAGTTCATTACTTCATTCATGAATTTCATAGTAATAGAAATATATGCCCCATTGCTATCATTGTTTTCAATTATCGAATGTACATggtaataaatttcattatttctcTCGTAATTTTCAAGaattgattaatttctctttaaatttgaAGCTGATTCAATATTTTGACAGACGTTTCCTTTAGAAGCAGTCGATGCACCAAAACTTGCGTACCTTCCAAAAGTGAATTCCTAACAGGGAAAATCATGAATGGTTATGGCTGTCCCTTCACTAATTGTATGTTGCTTGATTTCTTGGTTTCAATTTAGCAACATGTCTCATTTCCCTCTTTAGCGGCTTCTTTGGTGAAAAGAGAGTGTTGCAAACAAGTTCAATAGAAGATGTTTTGAGACGGCGGAGAATATCTGAGCAAATCCTTTTAACGTCGAGTACATGGGCAGGTGAAGGTTAATAAGGTGAAACTAGACTAGGTGTATAACTCAGCTAGCATAGATTGAGAGGCCTAGAAAATGTTCAGAATTGCCAAAAATCCTTTCATAAGCAATTGTTATACGTGGGGAGGCCATCACCACTTATAAAAGGAGTTTTTGGCATTTTAACAATTCTAACTTCCTTAAACATTTTCTAGAGCTCTCTGTCTATTTTGCTGTACTTAGCCTGTTTCACTAGTTCTCTATCTTATAAATCAATTTCCTTTGTTACACTTGATATTACAGGATTTGCTTAAGTCTTTATGTCCACCGTCTCTGAGTACATTCCCCTTAATTTTCATTACCACCACATTCACAAAGTTCCTACTTTCATAACCTAAAAACCTAATGTATCTGGGGtttgtttttaatatgatttaagCACTTCCCATCCAACAGTGAGTAATTTTAGGGGTTTTTAGTTTCACCATCATGCTTTTAAGGCTCGTGATTGTTGGTAATGTTTCAGCCATCGGCAGTGCAATTGAACTCTCAACCTAAC
This window of the Gossypium hirsutum isolate 1008001.06 chromosome A09, Gossypium_hirsutum_v2.1, whole genome shotgun sequence genome carries:
- the LOC107889683 gene encoding ribonuclease II, chloroplastic/mitochondrial isoform X1: MMAVRAVNGGSLFRTAASPPLLTFGCRFRQFSSLPFRRNTELGLRFPFFCCGNQFLGYGGGLSRSVHSLVDCVMEELTAWRSRRRIRATVKLTTSGELLEDKLVNQEIEKGLLLEFKKDSDRVLLGVAQRPDGKKNWMVYDQNGVTSSIRPQQITYIVPGVENFDHAEISKFLQKAQENLDPTLLEIAWVELLEKNASVTAEELAEMIFGSSEPLASYCAHLLLSKDEVYFTVLATKGSRAIYGPRPTGQVHVEELLHKKLAKDAAEKELQDFVQLIVSAKAKPALAKPPKSSWMVDEKIQYKIESLEAYAIDACKSDEQRKTAGMILKAMGLTKTASSALNLLINIGYFPVHVNLDLLKLNILTDHSDEIIAAAESLLSDSSDSDEMNREDLTHLKVYAIDVDEADELDDALSATKLQDGRMKIWIHVADPARYVEPGSMVDREALRRGTSVFLPTGTYPMFPEKLAMEGMSLKQGELCNAVSVSVILHSDGSIAEYSVQNSIIKPTYMLTYESATELLHLNLEEEAELKILSEAAALRLKWRRQQGAIDTSTLEACIKVVNPEDLEPSINLYVENQADPAMRLVSEMMILCGEVVATFGSCNNIPLPYRGQPQSNIDVSAYSHLPEGPVRSSAIVRIMRAAEIDFRKPIRHGVLGLPGYVQFTSPIRRYLDLLAHYQVKAFLKGETPPFSAGQLEGMASIVNMQVRVVRKLSASSLRYWIIEFLRRQPREKKYRALILRFIKDRIAALFVVEVGLQASAWVSIGSQVGDEVEVQVEEAHPRDDVLYLKEVLRN
- the LOC107889683 gene encoding ribonuclease II, chloroplastic/mitochondrial isoform X3 translates to MMAVRAVNGGSLFRTAASPPLLTFGCRFRQFSSLPFRRNTELGLRFPFFCCGNQFLGYGGGLSRSVHSLVDCVMEELTAWRSRRRIRATVKLTTSGELLEDKLVNQEIEKGLLLEFKKDSDRVLLGVAQRPDGKKNWMVYDQNGVTSSIRPQQITYIVPGVENFDHAEISKFLQKAQENLDPTLLEIAWVELLEKNASVTAEELAEVEELLHKKLAKDAAEKELQDFVQLIVSAKAKPALAKPPKSSWMVDEKIQYKIESLEAYAIDACKSDEQRKTAGMILKAMGLTKTASSALNLLINIGYFPVHVNLDLLKLNILTDHSDEIIAAAESLLSDSSDSDEMNREDLTHLKVYAIDVDEADELDDALSATKLQDGRMKIWIHVADPARYVEPGSMVDREALRRGTSVFLPTGTYPMFPEKLAMEGMSLKQGELCNAVSVSVILHSDGSIAEYSVQNSIIKPTYMLTYESATELLHLNLEEEAELKILSEAAALRLKWRRQQGAIDTSTLEACIKVVNPEDLEPSINLYVENQADPAMRLVSEMMILCGEVVATFGSCNNIPLPYRGQPQSNIDVSAYSHLPEGPVRSSAIVRIMRAAEIDFRKPIRHGVLGLPGYVQFTSPIRRYLDLLAHYQVKAFLKGETPPFSAGQLEGMASIVNMQVRVVRKLSASSLRYWIIEFLRRQPREKKYRALILRFIKDRIAALFVVEVGLQASAWVSIGSQVGDEVEVQVEEAHPRDDVLYLKEVLRN
- the LOC107889683 gene encoding ribonuclease II, chloroplastic/mitochondrial isoform X2, which encodes MMAVRAVNGGSLFRTAASPPLLTFGCRFRQFSSLPFRRNTELGLRFPFFCCGNQFLGYGGGLSRSVHSLVDCVMEELTAWRSRRRIRATVKLTTSGELLEDKLVNQEIEKGLLLEFKKDSDRVLLGVAQRPDGKKNWMVYDQNGVTSSIRPQQITYIVPGVENFDHAEISKFLQKAQENLDPTLLEIAWVELLEKNASVTAEELAEMIFGSSEPLASYCAHLLLSKDEVYFTVLATKGSRAIYGPRPTGQVEELLHKKLAKDAAEKELQDFVQLIVSAKAKPALAKPPKSSWMVDEKIQYKIESLEAYAIDACKSDEQRKTAGMILKAMGLTKTASSALNLLINIGYFPVHVNLDLLKLNILTDHSDEIIAAAESLLSDSSDSDEMNREDLTHLKVYAIDVDEADELDDALSATKLQDGRMKIWIHVADPARYVEPGSMVDREALRRGTSVFLPTGTYPMFPEKLAMEGMSLKQGELCNAVSVSVILHSDGSIAEYSVQNSIIKPTYMLTYESATELLHLNLEEEAELKILSEAAALRLKWRRQQGAIDTSTLEACIKVVNPEDLEPSINLYVENQADPAMRLVSEMMILCGEVVATFGSCNNIPLPYRGQPQSNIDVSAYSHLPEGPVRSSAIVRIMRAAEIDFRKPIRHGVLGLPGYVQFTSPIRRYLDLLAHYQVKAFLKGETPPFSAGQLEGMASIVNMQVRVVRKLSASSLRYWIIEFLRRQPREKKYRALILRFIKDRIAALFVVEVGLQASAWVSIGSQVGDEVEVQVEEAHPRDDVLYLKEVLRN